A genomic window from Homalodisca vitripennis isolate AUS2020 unplaced genomic scaffold, UT_GWSS_2.1 ScUCBcl_12683;HRSCAF=22535, whole genome shotgun sequence includes:
- the LOC124375034 gene encoding piggyBac transposable element-derived protein 3-like, whose product QQLSLAEGFTVAEAVDVIENFVDDGNLDTSDVDIFIAPPENDILTDEDSGPEDEGGTVRINRLPKDCPLSSKKDMQNESRGSFQCKIEKEDGIFVARWKDNSVVTVASTSYGIEPIASVKRFSQSEKKYLHIQQPFVIKQYNHHMGGTDLMDEDISTTELGSGERSGGGLCLHGL is encoded by the exons GCAACAACTGTCACTGGCCGAGGGATTTACTGTAGCCGAAGCTGTCGATGTAATTGAAAACTTTGTTGATGACGGGAATCTCGACACCTCAGACGTTGACATCTTTATTGCCCCCCCAGAAAATGATATCCTCACTGATGAAGACTCTGGTCCAGAAGACGAAGGTG GAACTGTCCgaatcaacagattgccaaaagACTGCCCTCTTTCATCAAAAAAAGATATGCAAAATGAATCTCGAGGAAGCTTtcaatgtaaaatagaaaaagaagatGGCATATTTGTCGCTCGCTGGAAAGACAATAGTGTTGTTACAGTCGCATCGACATCATATGGTATTGAGCCTATTGCTAGTGTGAAGCGCTTCTCTCAGTCAGAAAAGAAATATCTCCACATTCAACAACCCTTTGTGATAAAACAGTATAATCACCACATGGGAGGGACGGACCTTATGGATGAGGACATAAGCACCACAGAATTGGGATCAGGGGAAAGAAGTGGTGGTGGCCTTTGTTTACATGGCTTATAG